A stretch of the Lactuca sativa cultivar Salinas chromosome 9, Lsat_Salinas_v11, whole genome shotgun sequence genome encodes the following:
- the LOC128129113 gene encoding uncharacterized protein LOC128129113 has translation MACVSSPWFMLNINGEDHGYFEGKRGLRQGDPLSPYLFTIVMEVFNIIMGKLIEDSLNFKFHSKCLSLKISHLCFADDLLIFSYGNGNSARIIRNALDDFNKISGLKMCRSFLWANGEIVKDKAKVKWLEICKPKEYVGENQLYRQQEFLGYFAESMRWTWKRFLEIRKTVRPHVISCVGNGRNTSLWHDWWHPIGILCTIIPRREWISNGLSDSALVCDVLQFDSYSWPVEWVNKFLGLTEAPMFCIDSNLNDVVGWRDKGGICRKFSCKQVWNDLNNFGDIVPWYDLVWYNNCIPRNSFILWLAVLNRLKTRDRVRGWEVAGNLLCPFCDNMPDSHNHLFFNCEYSSRIWKYFCSKVGLNLSAVEWNDLIFMLSSMLKLKTGENLIIKCMIASCVSHIWRERNSRLFGSSIISVEGIIASIENEIRLKLMGLRKRTKMINNKICLIWGISGIMNGE, from the exons ATGGCTTGTGTTTCTTCCCCGTGGTTCATGCTCAATATTAATGGTGAAGATCATGGGTATTTTGAAGGAAAGCGTGGGCTTAGGCAGGGAGATCCTTTATCTCCTTACCTATTTACTATAGTTATGGAGGTGTTCAATATTATTATGGGTAAGCTTATTGAAGATTCTCTGAATTTTAAGTTCCATAGTAAGTGTTTGAGCCTCAAAATTTCCCATTTATGTTTTGCTGATGATTTGTTAATTTTTTCTTATGGTAATGGGAATTCGGCCAGAATTATAAGGAATGCCCTTGATGATTTCAATAAGATTTCAGGGCTGAAG ATGTGCAGGAGTTTTTTATGGGCTAATGGTGAGATAGTCAAAGATAAAGCTAAAGTTAAGTGGCTTGAAATTTGCAAACCTAAGGAGTATG TGGGTGAGAATCAATTATATAGGCAGCAGGAATTTTTGGGATATTTTGCAGAGAGTATGAGATGGAcatggaagagatttttggagataAGGAAAACTGTTAGGCCTCATGTTATTTCATGTGTGGGTAATGGGAGGAACACTtctttatggcatgattggtggcatccAATAGGTATTCTTTGTACTATTATCCCTAGGAGAGAGTGGATTAGTAATGGTCTTAGTGATTCTGCTTTAGTTTGTGATGTTCTTCAGTTTGATTCTTATTCATGGCCGGTTGAATGGGTTAATAAGTTCCTTGGATTGACTGAAGCTcctatgttttgtattgattctaaTTTGAATGATGTTGTTGGATGGAGGGATAAGGGAGGTATATGCAGAAAGTTCTCATGCAAACAGGTGTGGAATGATTTGAATAACTTTGGGGATATTGTGCCTTGGTATGATCTTGTTTGGTATAATAATTGCATTCCTCGCAACTCTTTTATTTTATGGTTGGCTGTCCTGAACAGATTAAAAACTCGGGATAGGGTTAGAGGATGGGAAGTGGCTGGTAATTTGCTGTGTCCTTTTTGTGATAATATGCCTGATTCACATAACCATTTATTCTTTAATTGTGAGTATTCATCCAGAATCTGGAAATATTTCTGCAGTAAAGTGGGTCTAAATTTGTCAGCGGTTGAATGGAATGATCTTATTTTTATGTTGAGCAGTATGCTTAAACTGAAGACTGGTGAGAATTTGATCATCAAATGTATGATTGCTAGCTGTGTGTCTCATATTTGGAGAGAGAGAAATTCTAGACTTTTTGGTTCTAGCATAATATCAGTTGAGGGGATTATAGCTAGTATTGAGAATGAGATTCGTTTGAAGCTGATGGGATTAAGGAAAAGAACTAAAATGATCAATAATAAGATTTGTTTGATCTGGGGTATTTCGGGAATTATGAATGGAGAATAA